The following proteins are co-located in the Pseudomonas antarctica genome:
- a CDS encoding glucose 1-dehydrogenase, producing MSVSFQDQVALVTGGASGIGLATAKAFAHAGAAVAIADVNAQAARAAAEVLVGAGYQAIGIGCDVSDIDQVHAMVKETVATFGRLDAAFNNAGIQNVLAEIADASVEDYDRVMSVNLRGVWSCMKFELEQMRRQGSGTIVNCSSLGGLVGGAERANYHAAKHGVIGLTKSAALEYAARNIRINAVCPGLIWTPMADQMVAAGQGEALKDMVKSIPMGRHGRPEEIADAVLWLSSSTASYVTGQSISVDGGFVMR from the coding sequence ATGAGCGTTTCATTCCAAGATCAAGTCGCGCTGGTCACTGGCGGAGCGTCCGGGATCGGCTTGGCAACAGCGAAGGCGTTTGCGCACGCCGGTGCAGCCGTCGCCATTGCCGACGTCAACGCGCAGGCTGCACGCGCCGCCGCCGAGGTGTTGGTGGGCGCGGGTTATCAAGCGATCGGTATCGGCTGCGATGTCTCGGACATTGATCAGGTGCACGCTATGGTCAAAGAGACCGTCGCCACGTTTGGCCGGCTCGACGCGGCATTTAATAACGCAGGGATCCAGAACGTGCTGGCAGAAATCGCCGATGCCAGCGTTGAGGATTACGACCGGGTAATGTCGGTCAACCTGCGCGGCGTCTGGAGTTGCATGAAATTCGAACTGGAACAGATGCGTCGACAGGGCAGCGGCACCATCGTCAACTGTTCGTCCTTGGGCGGGTTGGTGGGGGGGGCGGAGCGGGCCAACTATCATGCGGCCAAGCACGGCGTGATTGGATTGACCAAAAGTGCGGCGCTTGAATATGCCGCGAGAAACATCCGCATCAATGCGGTGTGCCCCGGCTTGATCTGGACGCCCATGGCCGACCAGATGGTCGCTGCAGGTCAAGGCGAAGCGCTGAAGGACATGGTCAAGAGCATCCCCATGGGCCGTCATGGTCGCCCCGAAGAAATCGCGGACGCCGTGCTCTGGCTCAGCAGCTCCACTGCCAGCTATGTCACAGGACAGTCCATTTCGGTGGACGGTGGTTTTGTCATGCGTTAG
- a CDS encoding YbhB/YbcL family Raf kinase inhibitor-like protein: MSSRETTRIANENNEFEGTNMPIFSNTKRSNDKTFLSAFPRGAALAAFMVMSSLSTLASAASAFTVSSPDLASGQFDKAYLLNGFGCSGSNVSPAIQWSNLPAGTKSVALQVQDKDLPTGSGFWHWAVYNIPASETGLARGAGSAGGKLPVPASNGTNDFVDTGATGANGNYGGPCPPLGDKPHAYVFTAYALSVDDIEKAAGIPKTASPAIHSFFLNKGLGDKVLGKASFTAYYGR, translated from the coding sequence ATGAGCTCTAGAGAAACGACCCGCATCGCAAACGAAAATAATGAATTCGAAGGAACAAACATGCCCATTTTCTCAAACACTAAAAGATCTAACGATAAAACTTTTTTGTCGGCTTTTCCCCGTGGCGCTGCGTTGGCAGCGTTTATGGTGATGAGTAGCTTAAGCACGTTAGCGTCAGCCGCATCTGCCTTTACGGTATCAAGTCCTGACTTGGCGTCGGGCCAATTCGACAAAGCCTATCTGCTCAATGGCTTTGGTTGCTCGGGCTCCAACGTTTCGCCAGCAATCCAGTGGTCAAATCTGCCGGCCGGAACAAAGTCTGTCGCGCTGCAAGTCCAAGATAAGGATTTGCCTACGGGTAGTGGTTTCTGGCATTGGGCGGTGTACAACATTCCTGCCTCAGAAACAGGGCTTGCCCGGGGTGCTGGTAGCGCTGGTGGCAAGCTGCCAGTGCCCGCGTCAAATGGTACTAACGATTTTGTTGATACCGGCGCTACAGGTGCGAATGGAAACTACGGCGGCCCATGCCCACCGCTGGGGGACAAACCACATGCTTACGTTTTCACGGCTTACGCCTTGTCTGTTGATGATATCGAAAAAGCCGCAGGCATTCCAAAAACAGCGAGCCCAGCGATTCATTCATTCTTTTTGAATAAAGGGCTAGGTGACAAAGTTTTAGGTAAGGCTAGTTTCACTGCTTACTATGGTCGCTAG
- a CDS encoding membrane-bound PQQ-dependent dehydrogenase, glucose/quinate/shikimate family, with amino-acid sequence MPQPVLSKTASLLLCVLGLFLLLGGLCLLGGGAYLMALGGSWYFALAGIGLTVSGVLLMRRLPQGAVVYLGVFIVTIVWSLWEVGLDFWPLFSRLVALAVLAVLVLVVSAPLRRNVRPAAYAGAAVLTLCLAATVYMALQPQPIQTAEGVSVPFAGRAVGRVEPATDWRYFGQTPSGARHARINQITPQNVAGLQVAWTYRTGEIPTGRQGHVVTPLHVNGVLYGCTQSSQLFALDADTGQEIWHHNPQVQANNVYPRCRGVGYYDATHDAPTQQDEACTRRVIATTVDARLIAVDAQTGQACDGFGEAGSVSLRIGMGNADQDLYFPTAAPTVVRDLVVVGGLVWDNQKTGEPSGVVRAFNVRTGALVWAWDLGNPAITREPPEGQTYTAGTPNVWSTPAFDEALGLIYLPTGNATPDFWGGHRTEADDRYSSSIVALDIATGRERWRFQTVHHDLWDYDVPSQPSLYDVPDGNGGTLPALIQTTKRGQIFMLDRRTGTPIAQVQEQAVPQGGMADDRTSPTQPYLVGMPSIGTQPLSEKRMWGLTPLDQLVCRIEFRQSRYEGEFTPPSERRTLQYPSWLGGMNWGSASIAENLGYMIVNDTRVATWSRMIPRAVYDEKALSGGGHEGNAPQAGTPWGIEQGRFLSPLGIPCQAPPYGTISALDLATRKVVWSMPLGTTEQTGPLGIATHLPMPIGMPTRGGPVTISSGLVFMAGTQDFYIRALDVRTGNELWKGRLPVGAEATPMTYISPKTGRQFLVISAGGNSATARKGDYVVAFALPTPMMKH; translated from the coding sequence ATGCCCCAGCCCGTCCTTTCCAAAACGGCCTCGCTACTGTTGTGCGTGCTTGGACTGTTCCTGTTGCTGGGCGGGCTGTGCCTGTTAGGCGGCGGCGCCTATCTGATGGCCCTTGGTGGTTCCTGGTACTTCGCGCTCGCGGGCATCGGCCTGACGGTCAGCGGCGTGCTGTTGATGCGTCGCCTCCCGCAAGGCGCAGTGGTTTATCTGGGCGTGTTTATCGTCACCATCGTCTGGTCGTTATGGGAGGTGGGCCTGGACTTCTGGCCGCTGTTTTCACGGCTGGTAGCGCTCGCGGTCTTGGCTGTGTTGGTACTCGTTGTCAGTGCGCCTCTGCGCAGGAATGTTCGACCTGCCGCCTACGCCGGTGCGGCGGTATTGACACTCTGCCTGGCGGCCACGGTCTACATGGCCTTGCAGCCACAGCCGATCCAGACGGCGGAGGGCGTGTCCGTACCCTTCGCCGGAAGGGCGGTCGGTCGCGTAGAGCCGGCGACGGATTGGCGTTACTTTGGGCAAACGCCTTCGGGGGCCCGGCATGCGCGGATAAACCAAATCACCCCGCAGAATGTTGCCGGGCTGCAAGTGGCCTGGACCTACAGGACCGGTGAAATTCCAACTGGCAGGCAAGGTCATGTGGTCACGCCGCTGCATGTGAATGGTGTGCTCTACGGCTGCACGCAGTCCAGCCAGTTGTTCGCCCTGGATGCCGACACCGGTCAGGAAATCTGGCATCACAACCCGCAGGTACAGGCGAACAACGTTTACCCGCGTTGCCGTGGCGTGGGGTATTACGACGCGACGCACGATGCGCCCACTCAACAGGATGAAGCCTGCACGCGCAGGGTGATTGCGACCACCGTTGACGCGCGCCTGATCGCAGTGGACGCGCAAACCGGGCAAGCGTGTGATGGCTTTGGTGAAGCAGGCAGCGTCAGCTTACGCATCGGTATGGGCAATGCCGATCAAGACCTTTATTTCCCCACCGCAGCACCGACCGTGGTGCGTGATCTGGTGGTGGTGGGTGGGCTGGTTTGGGATAATCAGAAAACCGGCGAACCCTCCGGCGTGGTTCGCGCTTTCAATGTGCGCACCGGAGCACTGGTGTGGGCTTGGGATTTGGGCAACCCGGCGATTACGCGTGAGCCACCCGAGGGCCAAACCTACACGGCGGGTACGCCGAATGTTTGGTCGACGCCAGCTTTCGATGAGGCCCTGGGCCTGATCTATCTACCGACGGGCAATGCCACACCGGACTTTTGGGGTGGTCATCGCACCGAAGCCGATGACCGCTACTCATCCTCTATTGTTGCACTGGACATTGCCACCGGCCGCGAGCGCTGGCGTTTCCAAACCGTGCACCACGACCTGTGGGATTACGATGTGCCGTCGCAGCCCTCGCTGTATGACGTGCCGGATGGCAACGGCGGAACGCTGCCGGCGTTGATCCAGACCACCAAGCGCGGACAGATCTTCATGCTCGACCGACGCACCGGCACGCCGATTGCGCAGGTGCAGGAGCAGGCTGTTCCCCAAGGGGGTATGGCTGACGACCGGACCTCGCCGACCCAGCCGTATTTGGTGGGAATGCCTTCCATCGGCACACAGCCGTTGAGTGAGAAACGTATGTGGGGGCTCACACCGTTGGACCAGTTGGTGTGCCGCATTGAGTTTCGCCAGTCGCGCTACGAGGGCGAGTTCACGCCCCCCAGCGAACGACGGACTCTGCAGTACCCGAGCTGGCTGGGCGGCATGAATTGGGGCTCCGCTTCGATCGCCGAGAACCTCGGCTACATGATCGTCAACGATACGCGGGTAGCGACCTGGAGCCGGATGATCCCGCGCGCCGTTTATGATGAAAAAGCGCTCAGCGGTGGTGGTCACGAAGGCAATGCGCCCCAGGCCGGCACGCCATGGGGCATCGAACAAGGACGCTTCCTGTCGCCCTTGGGCATCCCGTGCCAGGCCCCGCCTTACGGGACCATCAGCGCGTTGGACCTGGCCACGCGCAAAGTCGTCTGGTCGATGCCATTGGGCACCACTGAACAAACCGGGCCGCTGGGCATTGCTACCCACCTGCCCATGCCCATCGGTATGCCCACGCGCGGCGGCCCCGTGACTATCTCCAGTGGCTTGGTCTTCATGGCTGGCACTCAGGACTTTTACATTCGCGCCCTGGATGTGCGTACCGGCAACGAACTGTGGAAGGGCCGTTTGCCGGTCGGCGCAGAAGCGACCCCCATGACCTATATTTCGCCCAAGACCGGGCGCCAGTTTCTGGTCATCAGCGCGGGCGGCAATTCGGCAACCGCACGCAAAGGCGACTACGTGGTGGCCTTCGCATTACCGACGCCGATGATGAAGCATTGA
- a CDS encoding TetR/AcrR family transcriptional regulator has product MAQMGRPRNFDRDQAVEQALHLFWEHGYDATSLAQLKAGLGGGISAPSFYAAFGSKEALFDECVQRYLATYAQVTECLWDENLAPRQAIETALRQSARMQCEDGHPKGCMVALGVMSAPSPENARVADALTQSRARTRAGIVACVERGIRAGQLPDTLEAPVMATVFDSFLQGVSILARDKVTHTTLDAAITQLMQTWDIASAMVASRVEDTGTV; this is encoded by the coding sequence ATGGCACAGATGGGCCGCCCGCGTAATTTTGACCGTGACCAGGCCGTGGAGCAGGCCCTGCACTTGTTCTGGGAGCACGGCTACGACGCCACCTCACTCGCCCAGCTCAAGGCCGGCCTGGGCGGTGGTATCTCCGCGCCGAGTTTTTACGCGGCGTTCGGCTCCAAAGAGGCACTGTTCGATGAATGCGTGCAGCGCTACCTCGCGACCTACGCCCAGGTCACCGAATGCCTGTGGGACGAAAACCTGGCTCCACGCCAGGCCATCGAAACCGCGCTGCGCCAGTCGGCACGCATGCAGTGTGAGGACGGGCACCCCAAGGGCTGCATGGTGGCGCTGGGCGTGATGAGCGCACCCAGCCCTGAAAATGCGCGGGTGGCGGATGCCTTGACGCAATCGCGCGCACGAACGCGGGCGGGCATCGTGGCGTGTGTTGAGCGCGGAATCCGCGCCGGGCAACTCCCGGACACGCTTGAAGCACCGGTGATGGCGACGGTGTTTGACAGCTTCCTGCAAGGCGTTTCGATCCTGGCGCGCGATAAAGTGACACACACCACCCTTGATGCCGCGATAACACAGCTAATGCAGACGTGGGATATTGCTTCTGCGATGGTGGCGAGCAGAGTCGAAGACACCGGAACCGTTTAA
- a CDS encoding DUF1289 domain-containing protein, whose protein sequence is MAKDIENPCISTCQLSGDLCVSCGRSKDDIRKWKRMKRPEKMAAVQRATLRLKALKKAK, encoded by the coding sequence TTGGCTAAAGATATCGAGAACCCCTGCATCTCCACCTGCCAGCTCAGTGGCGATCTATGCGTCAGCTGTGGACGGAGCAAGGACGACATCCGTAAGTGGAAGCGCATGAAACGCCCGGAGAAAATGGCCGCCGTACAACGCGCGACGTTGCGGTTGAAGGCGCTGAAGAAGGCCAAGTAA
- a CDS encoding enoyl-CoA hydratase-related protein — protein MTDIRSLLIANEVLEMSTSSTPSVSTGKKSPLHVSAPLNEAGSNVDAFSKLQYETILVERRGRVGIITLNRPKSLNAINVLMSQEVVSALRGFDADENVGAIVIVGSPRAFAAGADIEEMADKTMVDLQNQDIFAAWQELLSIGKPIVAAVSGYALGGGCELAMMCDFIIAAEDAHFGQPEIKLGILPGIGGSQRLTKSVGKALAMDMILTGRSINALEAKAAGLVSRIVPSSELLQTALEAAHTIAGYNLPAVRMAKAAVNRALEVGLTEGALHERRLFQAAFATDGQKEGMQAFLSKRAPVFRHR, from the coding sequence ATGACTGATATTCGAAGTCTACTTATTGCTAACGAGGTACTAGAAATGTCAACTTCATCAACTCCAAGTGTGTCGACTGGTAAAAAATCACCGCTTCACGTGTCCGCGCCATTAAATGAGGCGGGAAGTAACGTTGACGCTTTTTCTAAGCTCCAGTATGAAACGATTTTGGTTGAGCGCCGTGGGCGTGTCGGAATAATTACCTTAAATCGGCCGAAAAGTTTGAATGCGATCAACGTGCTAATGTCACAAGAGGTGGTGTCAGCATTGAGAGGTTTTGACGCAGATGAAAACGTGGGAGCGATCGTCATTGTGGGCAGTCCGCGAGCTTTTGCTGCGGGTGCGGATATTGAAGAGATGGCTGACAAAACAATGGTCGACCTGCAAAATCAAGATATTTTTGCGGCCTGGCAAGAACTACTTTCTATTGGTAAACCTATCGTTGCTGCTGTCAGTGGTTACGCGCTGGGTGGAGGTTGTGAGTTAGCAATGATGTGTGATTTCATTATTGCAGCGGAGGACGCTCATTTTGGCCAGCCTGAAATTAAACTCGGGATACTCCCCGGTATTGGCGGCTCTCAACGTCTCACCAAATCGGTCGGTAAGGCATTGGCGATGGATATGATACTTACGGGCCGATCTATAAATGCACTGGAGGCGAAGGCCGCTGGATTAGTGTCAAGAATCGTACCTTCCTCGGAGTTGCTGCAAACAGCGTTAGAAGCGGCACATACAATCGCGGGCTACAATTTGCCCGCGGTACGCATGGCCAAAGCGGCAGTCAACCGTGCGCTAGAGGTCGGTTTGACCGAAGGTGCATTGCACGAGAGAAGGCTTTTCCAAGCCGCCTTTGCAACGGATGGACAAAAAGAAGGCATGCAAGCATTTCTGAGTAAGCGTGCGCCTGTTTTCCGCCACCGTTAA
- the dmeF gene encoding CDF family Co(II)/Ni(II) efflux transporter DmeF, which yields MNALPSAHTHEHVFLGSAHDENAKRTLWVVMLTVVMMVAEIAAGALTGSMALMADGFHMATHAAALGIAAAAYAYARRNASNSRYSFGTGKVGDLGGFASALILALVSLGIGVESVMRLLQPAEVQFGTATLIAVVGLAVNVISALLLGHGHSHGHDHDHDHDHDHHGHDNNMRSAYVHVLADALTSVLAIAALLAGRYLGWVWLDPAMGIVGAVVIARWSWSLMRTTAGVLLDQTDEHVAAEIRELVEQPGDATITDLHVWRVGPDAHAAIVSVVGRSTTDAESIRERLKPVHEVSHLTVEFRAA from the coding sequence ATGAACGCCCTCCCTAGTGCTCACACGCACGAACATGTCTTCCTCGGTTCGGCCCATGACGAAAACGCCAAACGCACCCTGTGGGTGGTGATGCTGACGGTGGTGATGATGGTCGCGGAAATTGCCGCCGGGGCCTTGACCGGTTCCATGGCGCTCATGGCGGACGGCTTTCACATGGCTACCCATGCGGCGGCGCTGGGCATTGCCGCTGCGGCCTACGCCTACGCCAGGCGCAATGCGAGTAACTCACGCTACAGCTTCGGCACCGGCAAAGTCGGCGACCTGGGTGGCTTCGCCTCGGCGCTTATCCTGGCGCTGGTGTCCTTGGGCATTGGTGTCGAGTCGGTGATGCGCTTGCTGCAGCCGGCTGAAGTGCAGTTTGGTACAGCCACGCTGATTGCGGTGGTGGGGCTGGCAGTAAATGTCATCAGCGCGCTGTTGCTGGGCCACGGTCACAGCCACGGGCATGATCATGACCACGACCACGACCACGACCATCATGGCCACGACAACAACATGCGCTCAGCCTACGTGCATGTGCTCGCCGATGCGCTGACCTCTGTGCTCGCCATCGCCGCGTTGCTGGCCGGCCGTTATCTGGGCTGGGTGTGGCTGGACCCGGCGATGGGTATCGTCGGCGCGGTGGTGATTGCGCGGTGGTCCTGGAGCTTGATGCGTACGACCGCTGGCGTATTGCTGGATCAAACCGATGAACACGTCGCCGCAGAAATTCGTGAACTCGTCGAACAACCCGGTGATGCGACGATTACCGATCTGCACGTGTGGCGCGTCGGCCCCGACGCGCACGCGGCCATCGTCAGCGTGGTGGGCCGCTCGACCACCGATGCCGAAAGCATTCGCGAGCGCCTCAAACCGGTGCATGAAGTGAGCCACCTCACCGTTGAATTTCGTGCGGCCTAG
- a CDS encoding DNA/RNA non-specific endonuclease → MHLRKIAVGLSALVLLSTGVQARGLLDLIKLPAPEHASRSGSISQHAALDLYSSKEKQPSFDGCVDLFPGATPINTATVPATMKPLALCSDNFAVLYSQTSKTPLVVVERLNAAQLKDAKGEERTNQFYPDPRIPKGARAELSDYRGQQPAVDRGHQSPAADAPNANAMAQSFALSNMVPQDPTNNRKIWSKVEADVRKFAVRAGGDVFVFTGPLFDAGYSTVGDNKVWVPTRLFKLVYDASSKRAWAYVLPNAETRIQKPMDYDTFVKSTGLKLLGNLPVTGSVGRT, encoded by the coding sequence ATGCACCTGCGCAAAATTGCAGTTGGGCTGTCGGCCCTTGTTTTGCTTTCCACTGGGGTACAAGCCCGTGGCCTGCTGGACCTTATCAAGTTACCCGCCCCGGAACACGCCTCTCGCTCCGGCTCGATCAGCCAGCACGCGGCCCTCGACCTTTATTCCAGCAAAGAAAAACAGCCTTCATTCGACGGCTGCGTCGACCTGTTCCCAGGCGCCACGCCCATCAACACGGCCACCGTGCCCGCCACGATGAAACCCCTGGCCCTGTGTTCCGACAACTTTGCGGTGCTCTACTCGCAAACCAGCAAGACGCCGCTGGTGGTGGTCGAACGCTTGAATGCCGCCCAGTTGAAGGATGCCAAAGGCGAGGAGCGCACCAACCAGTTCTACCCGGACCCGCGCATTCCCAAAGGCGCGCGCGCGGAATTGAGCGACTACCGCGGCCAGCAACCGGCTGTGGATCGTGGCCACCAGTCCCCGGCTGCGGATGCGCCGAACGCCAATGCCATGGCCCAGTCTTTCGCGCTGTCGAACATGGTGCCGCAAGACCCCACCAACAACCGCAAGATCTGGAGCAAGGTCGAGGCGGACGTGCGCAAGTTTGCCGTGCGAGCCGGCGGCGATGTGTTTGTGTTTACCGGGCCGCTGTTTGACGCGGGCTACAGCACCGTCGGTGACAACAAGGTCTGGGTACCGACGCGCCTGTTCAAACTGGTCTACGACGCTTCGTCGAAACGCGCCTGGGCCTACGTGCTGCCCAATGCTGAAACCCGTATCCAAAAGCCGATGGACTACGACACCTTCGTGAAAAGCACCGGGCTCAAGTTGCTGGGTAATCTTCCGGTCACAGGCTCGGTGGGGCGCACGTGA
- a CDS encoding LysR family transcriptional regulator, with amino-acid sequence MQISRANLADFVLFLAIARHQSFSRAGLEVGISASALSHAIKGLEARLGVRLLNRTTRSVTLTAAGEELHSVISQPMDDIGQAVEALNRYRDEPTGRIRLNLLSDAADLLLGPVLPVFNERYPDIQVDLTVTNLLVDVIGAGHDAGIRYGGTVPEDMIAQRLSADIRWVVAGSAEYLQQFGVPQHPNDLLNHRCLRIRLGNGCMYDWEFEKGTEQLAVAVPGPITLDETRVGLSLVRHGAGLMYAPEPAMAPLVARGEVVRVLDDWSSVAPGFYMYYSSHRQLPMGLRLLIELIREMQPLGA; translated from the coding sequence ATGCAGATCAGCCGCGCCAACCTTGCCGACTTCGTGCTCTTCCTGGCCATTGCCCGGCATCAAAGTTTCAGTCGTGCCGGCCTGGAGGTGGGGATCAGTGCATCCGCGCTGAGCCATGCCATCAAGGGGCTGGAAGCCCGCCTCGGTGTTCGCTTGTTGAACCGTACCACGCGCAGCGTGACGTTGACGGCTGCGGGTGAGGAGCTTCACAGCGTCATCAGTCAGCCTATGGATGACATCGGCCAAGCGGTGGAAGCGCTCAATCGTTATCGCGACGAGCCCACCGGGCGCATCCGCCTGAACCTGCTCAGCGATGCCGCTGACTTGCTGCTCGGTCCGGTGTTGCCGGTGTTCAACGAGCGTTATCCCGACATCCAGGTCGACCTTACCGTCACCAACCTGCTCGTCGACGTGATTGGCGCAGGGCATGACGCGGGTATCCGCTACGGCGGTACGGTGCCGGAAGATATGATCGCCCAGCGGTTGTCTGCAGATATTCGCTGGGTGGTGGCGGGTTCTGCCGAGTATTTGCAGCAGTTTGGTGTGCCGCAGCATCCCAATGACCTGCTCAACCATCGCTGCCTGCGTATTCGCCTGGGCAATGGCTGCATGTACGACTGGGAGTTCGAGAAAGGCACCGAGCAATTGGCCGTTGCGGTGCCCGGCCCGATCACCCTGGATGAAACGCGTGTCGGCCTGTCGCTGGTTCGCCACGGAGCAGGGCTGATGTATGCGCCCGAACCGGCGATGGCGCCTCTGGTGGCGCGTGGTGAGGTGGTTCGGGTGCTGGATGATTGGTCCAGCGTAGCGCCCGGGTTTTATATGTATTACTCCAGCCACCGGCAATTGCCGATGGGCTTGCGACTGCTGATCGAGCTGATCCGAGAAATGCAGCCGCTGGGCGCGTAA
- a CDS encoding MFS transporter, which produces MTPSLSLSASSERLPIGALLALAMTGFICIVTETLPAGLLPLISEGLSISPSAAGQMVTAYALGSVLAVIPMTIATRGWRRRNVLLLTIVGFLLFNSITALSSHYGVTLVARFFAGVAAGLAWSLLAGYARRMVAPEQQGRALALAMVGTPIALSLGVPLGTWLGGLVGWRTTFGLMSALTLVLIVWVLAKVPDYPPQAAHQRLSLGKVLTTPGVRPVLAVVISWMLAHNILYTYIAPFVAPAGLADRVDLVLLVFGIAALVGIWLTAKLVEPLLRKTVLVSLATFALVSVVFGVSGSVPWVIYLDVAVWGLSFGGAATLLQTALADAAGDGADVALSLNVVAWNSAIAGSGIVGGVLLDTWGVAAFPWAMVVLIALSFAIAWWSSEHGFKPGARGTGKPVVEGH; this is translated from the coding sequence GTGACCCCCTCACTCAGCTTATCCGCGTCGTCCGAGCGCCTGCCCATTGGCGCCTTGCTCGCCCTGGCCATGACCGGCTTTATCTGCATCGTCACTGAAACCCTGCCCGCCGGCCTGCTGCCGTTGATCAGCGAAGGCCTGTCGATTTCCCCTTCGGCAGCCGGGCAGATGGTCACCGCCTACGCATTGGGCTCCGTGCTGGCGGTGATCCCCATGACGATTGCCACCCGGGGCTGGCGTCGGCGTAATGTGTTGTTGCTGACCATTGTCGGCTTCCTGCTGTTCAACTCCATCACTGCGCTGTCGTCCCACTACGGCGTCACCCTGGTGGCGCGTTTCTTCGCCGGTGTGGCGGCGGGCTTGGCCTGGAGCCTGCTGGCGGGTTATGCCCGGCGTATGGTCGCGCCGGAGCAACAGGGCAGGGCGCTCGCATTGGCCATGGTCGGCACACCGATTGCGCTGTCGTTGGGCGTACCGCTCGGCACGTGGCTGGGGGGGCTGGTGGGCTGGCGCACGACGTTCGGCCTCATGTCGGCGCTAACCTTGGTGCTGATTGTGTGGGTGCTGGCGAAAGTCCCGGACTATCCGCCGCAGGCGGCGCATCAGCGTTTGTCGCTGGGTAAAGTGCTGACCACGCCCGGCGTGCGGCCGGTGCTGGCGGTAGTGATCAGTTGGATGCTGGCGCACAACATTCTGTACACCTACATCGCTCCGTTCGTGGCGCCTGCGGGATTGGCCGATCGGGTCGATCTGGTGCTGCTGGTATTTGGCATCGCTGCGTTGGTGGGGATTTGGCTGACGGCAAAATTGGTCGAGCCGCTATTGCGCAAGACCGTACTGGTGAGCCTGGCGACATTCGCGCTGGTGTCTGTGGTGTTCGGTGTGTCGGGCAGCGTGCCTTGGGTGATTTACCTCGACGTGGCTGTGTGGGGCTTGAGCTTCGGCGGTGCTGCCACGCTGCTGCAAACCGCGCTGGCGGATGCCGCCGGGGATGGCGCGGATGTGGCGCTGTCGCTGAATGTGGTGGCGTGGAACAGTGCGATTGCCGGCAGCGGCATAGTGGGAGGGGTGTTACTTGATACGTGGGGTGTCGCAGCTTTTCCATGGGCCATGGTGGTACTGATTGCGCTGTCGTTTGCGATTGCCTGGTGGTCCAGTGAACATGGTTTCAAACCGGGAGCTCGTGGTACCGGCAAGCCAGTGGTGGAAGGCCATTGA